The Changchengzhania lutea genomic sequence TACGCGGCATTGAATTCTGCTGTGTTTAGCGACGGTAGCTTTTGCTATATTCCTAAAGGGGTTCGCTGTCCAATGGAATTATCCACGTACTTTAGAATTAACCAAGCAGGAACCGGTCAGTTCGAAAGAACGTTAGTTATTGCAGATGAAGGAAGCTATGTGAGTTACCTCGAAGGTTGTACCGCACCGAGCCGAGATGAAAATCAGTTACACGCAGCCGTAGTAGAGTTAATTGCATTAGATGATGCCGAAATAAAATATTCAACCGTACAAAACTGGTATCCAGGAAATGCCGAAGGCAAAGGAGGGGTTTACAACTTTGTTACCAAGCGTGGTCTATGTGAGACCAATGCGAAAATATCATGGACACAGGTTGAAACAGGGTCTGCTGTTACATGGAAATATCCAAGTTGTATATTAAAAGGTGATAATTCGGTTGGTGAATTTTACTCCATTGCAGTAACCAATAATTATCAGCAAGCCGATACGGGGACAAAGATGATTCATTTAGGAAAGAATACGAAGTCCACCATCATTTCAAAAGGAATTTCTGCAGGAAAATCCCAGAATAGTTATCGTGGATTGGTTCAAATAAATTCCAGGGCAGAAAATGCCCGGAATTTTTCACAATGTGATAGTTTACTAATGGGCAACGAATGTGGCGCGCATACCTTCCCATACATTGAAGCGAAAAACAAAACCGCAAAAATAGAACATGAAGCGACCACCAGCAAGATTGGAGAAGACCAGATTTTCTATTGCAACCAACGTGGAATAGATACCGAAAAAGCGATTGCACTTATTGTAAATGGTTTCAGTAAGGAGGTTTTAAATAAGCTCCCTATGGAATTTGCTGTTGAAGCACAAAAATTATTAGAGATTAGTTTAGAAGGAAGTGTAGGCTAAAATTCAATTATAGATGAAAAAAATAGGAATTCTATTAGTATTAATCACCATGGTTTTAAGTTGCAAAAACGAAGTGAAATCCCAAACATCAGAGGGTAATATTACTACAGAAGACGCTCAGAGAACAGAAAAACAAAGTGATGGTTTAACCCTATTAAAAGGTGAATTTGTCTATTATAATGGGGCGGCAGTATTGCAAACACGAAACGAAATTTACGGCATATTCATTACAGAAAAACTGGAAGAACTGGATAAAAAAGCTGGTCAGTATAAAAAAGAACCCACAGATATGGTCAATGTTGAAGTCAGAGGTAAAATTACCAATACCAAGGACGACAAAATACTTTGGGAAAATAAATTTGAAATTATCGAAATATTAAATGTTTCTGCTCCAAATGAGACAGAAAATAACATTGTAAAATTAGCACAATAACAGTATGTTAAAAATTAACAATTTACACGCAAGTGTTGAAGATAAAGGTATTTTAAGAGGTATAAACCTTGAAGTCAAACCAGGCGAAGTTCATGCAATCATGGGACCCAATGGCTCAGGAAAAAGCACATTGGCCTCTGTTATTGCAGGTAAAGAAGAATATGAAGTAACCGAAGGGAATATCCTTTTCGATAACGAAGATATTGAAGATTTAGCAGCTGAAGAGCGTGCGCACAAGGGTATCTTCCTATCCTTTCAATACCCAGTTGAAATCCCAGGAGTGTCTGTAACCAACTTTATTAAAACAGCTATTAACGCAACGCGTAAAGCAAAAGGTTTAGAAGACATGCCTGCAAAGGAGATGTTGAAACTCATTCGTGAGAAATCCGATTTATTGGAAATCGACAGAAAATTTCTGTCGCGGTCTTTAAATGAAGGGTTTTCCGGAGGAGAAAAAAAACGTAATGAAATTTTCCAATTGGCTATGCTAGAACCTAAACTGGCCATTTTAGATGAAACGGATTCTGGTTTGGATATTGATGCCTTGCGCATTGTTGCAAACGGCGTTAATAAACTTAAGAGCAAAGATAACGCTGTCGTAGTTATTACGCATTACCAAAGACTTCTAGATTATATTGTTCCAGATTTTGTACATGTTATATATGATGGGCGTATCGTGAAATCCGGCGGAAAGGAACTGGCTCATGAACTGGAAGAGAAAGGATACGATTGGATTAAAGAAGAAGTGAACGCATAGAAAAGTTTGCAGTATTCAGTTTCAGTGTGCAGTAGCTCACTAATACTGGAGATGTAAAACCTTAAAAAATAGGGAACAGTTTAACACTTAGTTACATTTATGAAAACTGAGACTGAAAACTGAGACTGAAAACTGAACACAATGGATTTAAAAGAAGAATTATTATCGTCCTTTTTAGTTTTTGAAGACAATGTAGATATAGATAGCTATGTCCATCATCTTCGAAATGATGCCATAAAAGTATTTGAAGAAAAAGGATTTCCAACCAAAAAGGAAGAAGCTTGGAAATACACCTCGCTCAATACCCTTATAAAACAGGATTATAGTGTTTTTCCAAAACAGGAAAACGCTTTGGAATATCGTGATGTAAAAAAGTATTTCATACATGATATAGATACCTATAAAATAGTATTTATAGATGGTAAATATTCATCACACCTGTCGCAAACTACTCATGACGGAATGGATATTTGCTTAATGTCTGCCGCACTCTCAAAGCCAAAATATCGTTTAATCATTGAAAATTACTTCAATAAAGCAGCAACAAAAGACAGTTTACCTTCTTTAAACACAGCCTTTTCAAACGAAGGTGCTTACATCCATATCCCAAAAAATAAGCTTGTAGAAAAACCTATTCAAATTATCCATTTTTCAACGGGAAACGAATCGGCAA encodes the following:
- the sufB gene encoding Fe-S cluster assembly protein SufB; the encoded protein is MSKYTEDDLREELKTKEYEYGFYTDIESDTFPIGLNEDIVRAISLKKEEPQWMTDWRLEAFKAWKEMTEPEWANVHYTKPDFQAISYYSAPNSKPKYDSLDEVDPELLATFAKLGISIDEQKKLANVAMDVVIDSVSVATTFKKTLGEKGIIFMSISEAIKEHPELVKKYLGTVVPQKDNFYAALNSAVFSDGSFCYIPKGVRCPMELSTYFRINQAGTGQFERTLVIADEGSYVSYLEGCTAPSRDENQLHAAVVELIALDDAEIKYSTVQNWYPGNAEGKGGVYNFVTKRGLCETNAKISWTQVETGSAVTWKYPSCILKGDNSVGEFYSIAVTNNYQQADTGTKMIHLGKNTKSTIISKGISAGKSQNSYRGLVQINSRAENARNFSQCDSLLMGNECGAHTFPYIEAKNKTAKIEHEATTSKIGEDQIFYCNQRGIDTEKAIALIVNGFSKEVLNKLPMEFAVEAQKLLEISLEGSVG
- the sufC gene encoding Fe-S cluster assembly ATPase SufC gives rise to the protein MLKINNLHASVEDKGILRGINLEVKPGEVHAIMGPNGSGKSTLASVIAGKEEYEVTEGNILFDNEDIEDLAAEERAHKGIFLSFQYPVEIPGVSVTNFIKTAINATRKAKGLEDMPAKEMLKLIREKSDLLEIDRKFLSRSLNEGFSGGEKKRNEIFQLAMLEPKLAILDETDSGLDIDALRIVANGVNKLKSKDNAVVVITHYQRLLDYIVPDFVHVIYDGRIVKSGGKELAHELEEKGYDWIKEEVNA